The Algoriphagus sp. TR-M9 genome has a window encoding:
- a CDS encoding S9 family peptidase, with amino-acid sequence MHFPRHFLSLVILFSLVATSVIAQQKDLLTLERIYASNEFRQERLQPIQWIENGDAYVTVENGNELARWDSKSLEKSIFVPGSALQSNGKPLQLESFSLSEDGSKVLIFTNSSRVWRSNTKGDYYVYDLESGALKQLGQDFEPSSLMFAKFSADNSKVAYVQKFNLYLEDFETGQVTQLTSDGTDKIINGTFDWAYEEEFGKRDGFAWSPDAKFISFWQIDASKIGTFYMINNTDSVYSRPIPLQYPKVGEEPAGAKIGLVDIASQKTKWIPIPGGEKENYLPGMQWINDDLLLIQQMNRKQNQLTIWTYKPSHEELKKIYVESEKTWVDLAYPDLSRYGWSDNSLPLVDEGKAFLRMTETDGWRHIYKVDLASGNKTLLTPGEYDVASFGGLSDKEVFFIASPKNATQRYLYAIDLAGKGKLRRVTPEAFEGVNTYDIAPNGQFAVHNHQSTSEPLTTRLISLPKHEVLKTLVENQAYKAKLASLKTPEIKFTTVTTSEGVTLDARIIYPVDFDETKKYPVLFHVYGEPWSTVATDTQVGLYNIMLVQKGYFIIDMDNRGTPTLKGSDWRKSIYRKIGVINAQDQGLAAKELLKLPYLDESRVAVWGWSGGGSMTLNLMFKFPEIYQTGMSVAAVSNQLIYDNIYQERYMGLPQENMEDFVNGSPITYAKNLEGNLLIVHGTGDDNVHYQGAEMLMNELIKHNKQFQMMPYPNRSHGIYEGAGTSLHLYTLLTNYLMEHTPVN; translated from the coding sequence ATGCATTTTCCAAGACATTTTCTTTCACTAGTCATCCTCTTCTCACTAGTCGCCACCTCCGTTATTGCTCAGCAAAAAGACCTTTTAACCCTAGAGCGGATATATGCTTCCAATGAATTTCGGCAAGAAAGACTTCAACCCATTCAATGGATAGAAAATGGAGACGCCTACGTCACCGTGGAAAATGGAAATGAGCTGGCGAGATGGGATAGCAAAAGCCTAGAGAAAAGCATTTTTGTGCCAGGATCAGCTTTGCAAAGCAATGGAAAACCCCTTCAACTCGAATCCTTCAGTCTTTCGGAGGATGGATCAAAAGTGCTGATTTTCACCAATTCAAGTAGAGTTTGGAGGTCGAATACCAAAGGGGACTATTACGTTTACGACCTGGAAAGCGGTGCGTTGAAGCAATTGGGTCAGGACTTTGAGCCTTCCTCACTGATGTTTGCAAAGTTTTCTGCTGACAACTCAAAAGTCGCTTATGTACAGAAGTTCAATTTGTATTTAGAGGACTTTGAAACAGGCCAAGTCACCCAATTAACTTCTGATGGTACGGACAAAATCATTAACGGAACTTTTGACTGGGCTTACGAAGAAGAGTTTGGAAAACGGGATGGTTTTGCCTGGAGTCCAGATGCCAAATTCATTTCTTTTTGGCAAATCGATGCCTCCAAAATCGGTACCTTTTACATGATCAATAATACCGATTCAGTTTATTCCAGACCCATTCCTTTACAATACCCAAAAGTGGGCGAAGAACCTGCCGGCGCGAAAATTGGCTTAGTTGACATCGCATCGCAAAAGACCAAGTGGATTCCGATTCCAGGAGGAGAAAAGGAAAATTACCTTCCTGGAATGCAGTGGATCAATGATGATTTGCTTTTGATCCAGCAGATGAACAGAAAGCAAAATCAACTGACCATTTGGACTTATAAACCTTCCCATGAAGAATTGAAAAAGATTTATGTAGAATCTGAAAAGACTTGGGTGGATTTGGCTTATCCTGACTTATCCAGATATGGCTGGAGCGACAATAGTTTGCCTCTGGTGGATGAAGGCAAAGCTTTTCTCCGAATGACTGAAACTGACGGCTGGAGACATATCTACAAAGTGGACCTTGCTTCTGGAAACAAGACTTTACTCACTCCGGGAGAATATGACGTCGCTTCTTTTGGCGGTCTTTCGGACAAAGAAGTCTTCTTTATCGCCTCTCCTAAGAATGCTACCCAGCGTTACCTGTATGCTATTGATTTGGCTGGCAAAGGAAAACTGAGACGGGTAACTCCCGAGGCTTTCGAAGGAGTAAATACTTATGATATCGCTCCAAACGGGCAATTTGCGGTGCATAATCATCAAAGCACCTCGGAGCCTTTAACCACGAGATTGATCTCTTTGCCAAAGCATGAGGTGCTGAAAACTTTAGTTGAAAATCAGGCTTACAAAGCCAAACTAGCTTCGCTTAAAACCCCTGAAATCAAATTTACCACAGTGACTACTTCTGAAGGTGTGACGCTGGACGCAAGAATCATTTATCCGGTTGATTTTGATGAGACAAAGAAATATCCGGTACTTTTCCATGTGTATGGAGAGCCTTGGAGCACGGTCGCTACGGATACGCAAGTTGGGCTTTATAATATCATGCTGGTGCAAAAAGGCTATTTCATCATCGACATGGACAATCGGGGTACACCGACTCTCAAAGGAAGCGATTGGAGAAAAAGCATTTATAGAAAAATCGGAGTGATCAATGCCCAAGATCAGGGTCTGGCCGCCAAGGAATTACTTAAACTTCCTTACCTGGATGAAAGCCGGGTAGCCGTCTGGGGATGGAGCGGAGGCGGCTCCATGACTTTAAATCTGATGTTCAAATTCCCAGAAATTTACCAAACCGGCATGTCCGTGGCTGCGGTTTCCAATCAGCTGATTTATGATAATATCTATCAAGAGCGATACATGGGATTGCCTCAGGAAAATATGGAGGATTTTGTGAATGGATCACCGATCACCTATGCCAAAAACCTGGAAGGAAATCTACTGATTGTACACGGAACAGGCGATGACAATGTGCATTATCAAGGGGCGGAAATGCTCATGAATGAACTCATCAAGCACAACAAGCAATTCCAGATGATGCCCTATCCAAATCGATCCCATGGGATCTATGAGGGAGCTGGTACCTCCCTTCACTTATACACATTGCTGACGAATTATTTGATGGAGCACACGCCAGTGAATTAG
- a CDS encoding carboxypeptidase-like regulatory domain-containing protein, with amino-acid sequence MKNTLKDPHKRKLRRLNIGIFTAFCLFLGGLAFSISNLTAAADIEQLKPDKKVKGLILSPDKKPIPGAVIKVKDATTGTVADINGNFYLDLEYFDQEEVTLIISMIDYQSKEVVVNTKKLPKDLGKITLPKEVK; translated from the coding sequence ATGAAAAACACATTGAAAGATCCGCATAAACGTAAGCTAAGAAGGTTAAACATTGGCATTTTTACTGCCTTTTGTTTATTCCTAGGTGGTTTAGCCTTCTCTATCTCAAACCTCACTGCCGCTGCTGACATAGAACAACTCAAACCAGATAAAAAGGTAAAAGGTCTTATCCTCTCACCAGATAAGAAGCCTATCCCAGGAGCAGTCATCAAAGTTAAAGATGCAACTACCGGCACGGTCGCGGATATTAATGGGAACTTTTATTTGGATTTAGAATATTTTGATCAAGAAGAGGTAACTCTAATAATCTCTATGATTGACTATCAATCCAAAGAAGTAGTGGTTAACACAAAAAAACTACCAAAGGACCTGGGCAAAATCACCTTGCCCAAAGAGGTTAAATAG
- a CDS encoding CPXCG motif-containing cysteine-rich protein — protein sequence MLEHFFPCPYCLAEISILVDPSLPSQQYIEDCEVCCNPIEVNISIEENDIASFEAKSIEQ from the coding sequence ATGCTTGAACATTTCTTCCCATGCCCTTATTGTTTGGCAGAGATATCGATTTTGGTTGACCCTTCACTTCCTTCGCAACAGTACATAGAAGACTGCGAAGTTTGCTGTAATCCGATTGAAGTTAATATTTCAATTGAAGAAAACGATATCGCTTCTTTCGAAGCTAAATCAATTGAACAATAA
- a CDS encoding ATP-binding protein, which translates to MPNKVLMILGPRRSGKTALVRQFTKDVDPQQSLILNGEDVLDAALLQERSVANYSRLLAGKSLLVIDEAQHIPDIGLILKLIVDSIDGIRIIATGSSSFDMHQQVGEPLVGRKNTLFLYPLAQMEFALVEDFKTTLEKREERLIFGGYPELTRYPDWKDKEDYLYQIMNDYLLKDILMVDGVKNSDKLYALLRLVAFQVGKEVSLEELGKQLGMSKNTVERYLDLLSKVFVVFKIGGYSRNLRKEIVKNSRWYFYDNGVRNAIIRNFNRLDLRADVGELWENYLAVERMKFQNYSHMHCNNYFWRTYDQQEIDWVEEEGDSLRAYEFKYQSDKPSKVPGAWAKAYAHASYETIHSGNYLDWIGA; encoded by the coding sequence ATGCCAAATAAGGTATTGATGATTCTTGGCCCCAGAAGGTCTGGTAAAACTGCACTTGTACGTCAATTTACCAAAGATGTCGATCCGCAACAAAGTTTGATTCTCAATGGCGAAGATGTGCTCGACGCTGCACTTTTGCAAGAAAGGTCAGTGGCGAACTACAGCCGCTTGCTGGCAGGCAAAAGCCTGCTGGTCATCGACGAGGCCCAGCATATTCCGGATATTGGTTTGATCCTGAAACTCATTGTGGACTCCATTGACGGCATTCGGATCATTGCCACCGGATCTTCTTCCTTTGACATGCACCAGCAGGTGGGCGAGCCCCTGGTGGGAAGGAAAAATACGTTATTTCTATATCCTTTGGCACAAATGGAATTTGCCCTAGTGGAAGATTTCAAAACTACGCTGGAAAAACGTGAAGAACGCCTGATTTTTGGAGGCTATCCCGAACTGACCCGCTACCCTGACTGGAAAGACAAGGAAGACTACCTCTATCAGATCATGAATGACTATCTCTTGAAAGATATTCTGATGGTGGATGGGGTGAAAAATTCCGATAAGCTGTATGCCTTGCTTCGGTTGGTGGCCTTTCAGGTGGGAAAGGAAGTTTCGCTGGAAGAACTCGGCAAGCAACTCGGTATGTCCAAAAACACCGTGGAACGCTATCTGGATCTGCTATCTAAAGTATTCGTGGTATTCAAAATCGGCGGATACAGCAGAAACCTCCGCAAAGAAATCGTAAAAAACAGCCGCTGGTACTTCTACGACAATGGAGTGCGAAACGCCATAATCCGGAACTTCAACAGACTTGATCTTCGGGCAGATGTGGGTGAACTTTGGGAAAACTATCTCGCTGTAGAACGGATGAAATTCCAGAATTACAGCCATATGCACTGCAATAACTATTTCTGGCGAACCTACGACCAGCAGGAAATCGACTGGGTGGAAGAAGAGGGAGATTCACTTCGAGCTTATGAGTTCAAGTACCAATCCGACAAACCATCCAAAGTTCCTGGTGCATGGGCCAAAGCTTATGCTCATGCCAGTTATGAAACCATTCACTCTGGAAATTATCTGGATTGGATCGGGGCTTAA
- the clpB gene encoding ATP-dependent chaperone ClpB: protein MDFKQFTIKSQEAIQKALELAAAAGQPNIEPAHLLKGILSEDENVTDFLFKKFGTSKQLINQKLDDQLAKLPKVSGGQQPYLSNYSNQVLTKAKDYLKTFGDEYVAIEHLLLAILSAGDATAQILKDQGIAEKPLIEAIKELRKGNKVTDPNAESKYQALEKYSKNLNEMARKGKIDPVIGRDEEIRRVLQILARRTKNNPILLGEPGVGKTAIVEGLAQRIVSGDVPENLKSKTLISLDMGLLVAGAKYKGEFEERLKAVIKEVTDAEGEIILFIDEIHTLIGAGGGGEGAMDAANLLKPALARGELHAIGATTLKEYQKYIEKDKALERRFQAVIVDEPDAADAISILRGIKDKYELHHGVRIKDDAVIAAVELSQRYISDRFLPDKAIDLMDEAGAKLRMEIDSLPQELDELNRRIMQLEIEREAIRREKNKDKETVLSKELAELAEKRDSVKAKWESEKAVITGIQREKERIDNYKLEAEQAERAGDFGKVAEIRYGKIGEAEQKLESFKSQLAEMQAGSPLLKEEVDHEDIAAVVSKWTGIPMNKMIQSEREKLLHLEEELGRRVAGQKEAITALSDAVRRSRAGLQDPKRPIGSFIFMGTTGVGKTELAKALAEYLFNDENSMVRIDMSEYQERHAVSRLVGAPPGYVGYDEGGQLTEAVRRKPYSVILLDEIEKAHPDVFNILLQVLDDGRLTDNKGRVANFKNTIIILTTNIGSHLIQERFAEIEEWNKDEVMEKTKAEVFDLLKKSVRPEFLNRIDETIMFEPLNKGIIRKIVDIQWREIQHRLSEAGIEIEATKEVLDYLGEMGFDANFGARPLKRTMQRLILNELSKQILSGYIKNDSAVLVDLDADKQVYFKNVETVEL, encoded by the coding sequence ATGGACTTTAAACAATTCACGATAAAATCTCAGGAGGCGATACAAAAAGCCTTGGAGTTGGCAGCTGCAGCAGGACAGCCGAATATTGAGCCAGCCCATTTGCTGAAAGGAATTCTCTCCGAAGACGAGAATGTGACGGATTTTTTATTTAAGAAATTCGGCACAAGCAAGCAATTGATCAATCAAAAACTGGATGATCAACTGGCAAAACTTCCCAAAGTAAGCGGAGGACAGCAGCCTTACCTTTCCAATTATTCCAATCAGGTATTAACAAAGGCAAAGGACTACCTTAAGACTTTTGGGGATGAGTATGTGGCGATCGAGCATTTGCTCTTGGCCATATTAAGCGCAGGTGATGCGACTGCACAAATTCTAAAAGATCAGGGGATAGCTGAAAAACCGCTGATTGAAGCGATAAAAGAACTTAGAAAAGGCAATAAAGTGACCGACCCAAACGCAGAAAGCAAATATCAGGCTTTGGAGAAATACTCCAAAAACCTGAATGAAATGGCCAGAAAAGGGAAAATTGACCCTGTGATTGGCCGAGATGAAGAAATCAGAAGGGTTCTTCAGATTTTGGCACGTAGAACCAAAAACAACCCGATTCTTCTTGGAGAGCCTGGTGTGGGTAAAACTGCCATCGTAGAAGGGCTGGCGCAAAGAATCGTGTCCGGCGATGTGCCGGAAAACCTTAAATCAAAAACCTTGATCTCTTTGGACATGGGCTTGCTGGTAGCTGGCGCCAAATACAAAGGAGAATTCGAAGAGCGTCTAAAGGCTGTGATCAAAGAAGTAACCGATGCCGAGGGCGAGATCATTCTCTTCATCGATGAGATTCATACTTTGATCGGTGCAGGAGGTGGAGGAGAAGGAGCGATGGATGCTGCAAACTTATTGAAACCAGCTTTGGCTCGTGGAGAGTTGCATGCAATAGGTGCAACTACCCTGAAGGAATACCAGAAATATATCGAAAAAGATAAGGCTTTGGAGCGTCGGTTCCAGGCTGTCATCGTCGATGAGCCGGATGCTGCGGATGCGATTTCAATTCTTCGCGGAATCAAGGATAAATATGAACTTCACCATGGAGTAAGAATCAAAGATGATGCAGTGATAGCTGCTGTTGAACTTTCACAACGATATATTTCCGACAGGTTCTTGCCGGACAAAGCCATTGACTTGATGGATGAGGCTGGAGCTAAGTTGCGTATGGAGATCGATTCTTTACCGCAGGAATTAGATGAGTTGAATCGTAGAATCATGCAGTTGGAAATCGAACGCGAGGCGATTCGAAGAGAGAAAAATAAGGATAAGGAAACTGTTCTGAGCAAGGAGCTTGCGGAACTGGCAGAAAAGCGAGATAGTGTCAAAGCCAAATGGGAAAGCGAAAAGGCAGTTATTACCGGAATTCAACGCGAAAAAGAGCGGATTGATAACTATAAACTGGAAGCTGAGCAAGCTGAGCGAGCTGGGGATTTTGGAAAAGTAGCTGAGATCCGATACGGTAAGATTGGAGAGGCTGAGCAAAAGCTGGAGTCTTTCAAATCTCAGCTAGCAGAAATGCAAGCCGGTTCTCCTTTATTGAAGGAGGAGGTAGATCATGAAGATATCGCTGCTGTAGTGTCCAAGTGGACGGGAATCCCGATGAACAAAATGATCCAATCTGAGCGGGAGAAACTACTGCACTTAGAAGAAGAACTTGGAAGGCGAGTTGCAGGGCAGAAAGAAGCGATTACTGCCCTTTCCGATGCGGTGAGAAGAAGCCGTGCTGGTCTGCAGGATCCAAAGCGTCCAATAGGCAGTTTCATCTTTATGGGTACCACCGGTGTGGGTAAAACTGAGCTGGCGAAAGCCTTGGCAGAATACCTATTCAACGATGAGAATTCCATGGTGCGGATTGATATGTCTGAATATCAGGAAAGACATGCCGTCAGCAGACTGGTGGGAGCGCCTCCGGGCTATGTGGGTTATGATGAAGGTGGTCAGCTGACTGAGGCAGTTCGGAGAAAACCGTACTCTGTGATTTTGCTCGATGAAATCGAAAAAGCGCATCCGGATGTATTCAACATTCTCTTGCAGGTTTTGGATGATGGGCGATTGACTGACAATAAAGGCCGAGTTGCCAACTTCAAAAACACCATCATCATTCTGACCACAAATATTGGCTCGCACCTGATCCAAGAGCGATTTGCTGAGATAGAAGAGTGGAACAAGGATGAGGTAATGGAAAAGACCAAAGCTGAAGTGTTTGATCTATTGAAGAAATCGGTGAGACCGGAATTTCTTAACCGTATCGATGAGACGATTATGTTTGAACCACTGAATAAGGGGATCATTCGCAAGATCGTGGATATTCAGTGGAGAGAAATTCAGCATAGATTGTCAGAAGCAGGAATAGAAATCGAAGCGACCAAGGAGGTCTTGGATTACCTGGGAGAAATGGGATTCGATGCCAACTTTGGGGCAAGACCACTGAAGCGAACCATGCAGCGATTGATCTTGAATGAGCTGTCCAAGCAAATCTTATCTGGCTACATTAAAAATGATTCTGCTGTCTTAGTGGACTTGGATGCGGATAAGCAGGTTTATTTTAAGAATGTGGAAACGGTGGAGTTGTAA
- a CDS encoding ORF6N domain-containing protein, producing the protein MNELLNEEQVLQLIHKIRNQKVMLDSDLAEMYGVPTKRLNEQVKRNSDRFPEDFMFQLGEEEWKKLEVAFCDLKMGRQENSSLCIYRTGCGNVIFSIE; encoded by the coding sequence ATGAACGAACTTTTAAACGAGGAACAAGTACTTCAGCTAATCCACAAGATCCGCAATCAAAAAGTAATGTTAGATTCGGACCTGGCAGAGATGTATGGTGTCCCCACTAAACGACTCAATGAACAAGTCAAAAGAAATTCTGATCGGTTTCCCGAGGATTTTATGTTTCAATTAGGTGAGGAGGAATGGAAAAAACTTGAAGTCGCATTTTGCGACCTCAAGATGGGGAGGCAGGAGAACTCCTCCTTATGTATTTACAGAACAGGGTGTGGCAATGTTATCTTCAGTATTGAATAG
- a CDS encoding ORF6N domain-containing protein: MKSHFATSRWGGRRTPPYVFTEQGVAMLSSVLNSPQAIQVNISIMRIFIKIREWAMSYSDLQDKIQDLQQSESDQNQHIAKIYQIIEELLKPTLSERKSIGFKK; the protein is encoded by the coding sequence TTGAAGTCGCATTTTGCGACCTCAAGATGGGGAGGCAGGAGAACTCCTCCTTATGTATTTACAGAACAGGGTGTGGCAATGTTATCTTCAGTATTGAATAGTCCTCAAGCGATACAAGTGAATATATCGATCATGAGGATTTTTATAAAAATTCGGGAGTGGGCCATGAGCTATTCAGATTTGCAGGACAAAATCCAAGATCTGCAACAATCTGAATCTGATCAAAATCAACACATTGCTAAAATCTACCAGATTATTGAGGAATTGCTAAAACCTACCCTAAGTGAAAGAAAATCAATTGGGTTTAAAAAGTAG
- a CDS encoding dipeptidase: MRKYLSLALVASLAFACSPEEKTEVIDYTQLSDEERLEVATEIAQNTIMVDGHVDLPYRMKVGGFTLQREVLDVSVRTPDGNFDFPRSKEGGLDAPFMSIYIPAGLQQTPGSSKALADSLILMTERLAETFPDKFAMAYSPADIEKNFAEGKVSLPMGMENGSALEDDISNVEYFHGRGIRYITLTHGKANLIGDSSYDTVRLYNGLSEYGEQVVAEMNRVGIMVDVSHVSDETFKDALEVTKVPAIASHSSVRAFTPGFERNMNDELIQALAKNGGVMMINFGGTFIDSAYAAGANKVREHLVNYLAENNLSRRDSAAQAYIAEYTAANNPFPTVQRVADHIDYVKNLVGIDYVGLGSDFDGVGDSLPTGLKDVSMYPNLIAELLKRGYTKEEIEKICYKNIFRVWKAVEDYAASQS; encoded by the coding sequence ATGAGAAAATACCTAAGCCTTGCACTTGTGGCCAGTTTGGCATTTGCCTGCTCACCTGAGGAAAAAACTGAAGTCATTGATTACACCCAACTATCCGATGAAGAGCGTCTGGAAGTAGCTACAGAAATCGCTCAAAATACGATTATGGTAGATGGGCATGTGGATTTGCCGTATCGGATGAAAGTAGGCGGCTTTACCTTACAGCGGGAGGTCTTGGACGTTTCGGTACGTACACCAGATGGGAATTTTGATTTTCCTCGATCCAAGGAAGGCGGTTTGGATGCGCCTTTTATGTCTATCTATATTCCTGCTGGGCTTCAGCAGACGCCTGGTTCGTCTAAAGCTCTAGCAGATTCCTTGATCCTAATGACGGAGCGCTTGGCAGAGACTTTTCCGGACAAGTTTGCCATGGCCTACAGTCCGGCTGATATAGAAAAGAATTTTGCCGAAGGCAAGGTGTCTCTACCTATGGGTATGGAAAATGGATCTGCACTAGAGGATGATATTTCCAATGTGGAATATTTTCACGGACGTGGAATCCGTTACATTACATTGACTCATGGTAAAGCCAATTTGATCGGAGACAGTAGCTATGACACCGTAAGGCTATATAATGGTCTTAGTGAATACGGTGAGCAAGTTGTAGCGGAGATGAACCGAGTTGGGATTATGGTGGACGTGTCGCACGTGTCTGATGAGACTTTTAAGGATGCACTGGAGGTCACCAAAGTGCCTGCGATAGCTTCTCATTCCTCAGTTAGAGCCTTTACGCCCGGCTTTGAGAGAAATATGAATGATGAATTGATACAGGCTCTTGCCAAAAACGGTGGAGTAATGATGATCAATTTTGGGGGTACTTTTATTGATTCGGCTTATGCAGCAGGAGCAAATAAAGTACGTGAGCACCTGGTTAACTACTTGGCTGAAAACAATCTTTCAAGACGGGATTCCGCTGCGCAAGCTTATATCGCTGAATATACCGCTGCGAATAATCCATTTCCGACCGTTCAACGAGTTGCAGATCATATTGACTATGTGAAAAATCTGGTGGGGATAGATTATGTGGGTTTGGGCTCTGATTTTGACGGGGTGGGCGACTCTTTGCCTACAGGATTGAAAGATGTGTCCATGTATCCCAACCTGATCGCTGAGCTGTTGAAAAGAGGTTATACCAAAGAAGAGATTGAGAAAATCTGTTATAAGAATATTTTCAGAGTTTGGAAGGCGGTGGAAGATTATGCCGCGAGTCAGTCCTAA
- a CDS encoding NHL repeat-containing protein, with amino-acid sequence MNNQSKLLLLGMSTTLLFAQCGPQKTEETSTEEVIVEEIKTPTLTKIWETDTTLTTNESVLYDAASGKIYVSNIEGDPTGKDGKGSISIIDKEGNIVSQDWVTGLNAPKGMGIANGNLYVTDIDELIEINLESAEITNKYPVEGGEFLNDLATYEGKVYFTDMNTGKVHLLEGGSLSTISEGNESINGIAVAEDGMLYSLDKTGLKMLHADGSSMNMNETVTGGDGLVILGDGKFVASRWAGEIYFVDKDGETLLLDTKDAESNTADIGFIPEENIVLVPTFFKNKVVAYKLDY; translated from the coding sequence ATGAACAACCAATCTAAACTTTTGCTTTTAGGGATGTCGACCACCTTGCTTTTTGCACAGTGTGGCCCACAGAAAACCGAAGAAACCTCTACTGAAGAGGTGATCGTAGAGGAAATCAAAACGCCTACCTTAACCAAAATATGGGAGACTGACACCACACTTACCACCAATGAATCTGTACTTTATGATGCAGCTTCAGGAAAAATCTATGTTTCTAACATAGAAGGTGACCCTACCGGAAAAGACGGTAAAGGCTCTATATCTATCATTGACAAAGAGGGAAATATAGTTTCCCAAGACTGGGTGACAGGTCTAAATGCCCCCAAGGGCATGGGAATTGCCAACGGAAACCTCTATGTGACCGATATAGATGAACTGATTGAAATCAACCTAGAATCGGCTGAAATCACCAATAAATACCCGGTAGAAGGCGGTGAATTTTTAAATGACCTGGCCACTTATGAGGGAAAGGTGTATTTCACGGATATGAATACCGGCAAAGTTCACCTTCTAGAGGGAGGATCACTTTCTACCATTTCCGAAGGAAATGAAAGCATCAATGGCATAGCCGTAGCAGAGGACGGGATGCTTTACAGCCTGGACAAAACAGGGCTGAAAATGTTACACGCAGACGGCAGCTCCATGAATATGAATGAAACGGTCACCGGTGGTGATGGTCTGGTGATTTTAGGTGACGGTAAATTCGTAGCTTCTAGATGGGCGGGCGAGATCTATTTTGTAGACAAGGACGGCGAAACCCTACTTTTGGACACAAAAGATGCTGAATCCAACACTGCCGATATAGGATTTATTCCAGAAGAAAACATTGTGCTGGTCCCTACTTTCTTCAAAAACAAAGTAGTAGCCTACAAGCTGGACTATTGA
- a CDS encoding acyl-ACP desaturase: MMKSGEINYELEKNIEVISQLDELVGEAVDNILVDPDDCWQPSDFLPDFSDPEVFDEVKMLQKRSEGIPDTVLTSLVGNMITEEALPSYQTYFNLLEGINPERNLLSPSGWVRWSKSWTAEENRHGDLLNKYLYMTGRVDMNAVERTIHRLLTNGFDPNSGGDPYQAIVYTSFQERATKVSHVNTGKLADKAGDTVLGKICKQIAGDEARHEKAYKSFMSAIFDIDPSGAILAFEKLMRKQIVMPAVLMGEGGSNPSLFTEFSAITQKVGIYTGWDYARIIDHLVKLWKVEHRTGLTDVAAKAQDYLVNLSDRYMRLADRMKAPEEVKLAWLK, from the coding sequence ATGATGAAATCAGGAGAAATAAATTACGAATTAGAAAAAAATATCGAGGTCATCTCTCAACTGGATGAACTGGTAGGTGAAGCTGTAGATAATATATTGGTAGATCCAGATGATTGCTGGCAGCCTTCAGATTTCCTACCGGATTTTTCAGACCCTGAGGTCTTTGATGAAGTCAAGATGCTACAGAAGAGATCGGAAGGTATCCCAGACACCGTTTTGACCTCACTAGTAGGAAATATGATTACCGAGGAAGCACTTCCTAGTTATCAGACCTACTTTAACTTGCTAGAAGGCATCAATCCTGAGCGAAATTTGCTTTCCCCTTCCGGCTGGGTAAGATGGTCCAAATCTTGGACCGCAGAGGAAAACCGTCACGGAGACCTGCTGAACAAATACCTATACATGACAGGGCGAGTAGATATGAACGCCGTAGAACGCACCATTCATAGATTGCTTACCAATGGCTTTGATCCAAACTCAGGAGGAGATCCTTATCAGGCGATTGTCTATACCTCCTTTCAGGAAAGAGCCACCAAAGTCTCCCATGTGAATACGGGTAAATTGGCAGACAAAGCAGGCGACACTGTACTGGGTAAAATTTGTAAGCAAATAGCAGGAGATGAAGCCAGACACGAAAAGGCTTATAAAAGCTTTATGTCGGCTATTTTTGACATAGATCCGAGCGGAGCCATTCTTGCATTTGAAAAACTGATGAGAAAACAGATCGTGATGCCAGCAGTGCTGATGGGAGAAGGAGGGTCAAACCCTTCCCTATTTACGGAATTCTCAGCTATTACTCAGAAAGTCGGAATATACACCGGCTGGGATTATGCCAGAATCATCGATCACCTAGTGAAGCTTTGGAAAGTCGAACATCGCACCGGACTCACGGATGTAGCTGCAAAAGCGCAGGACTACCTCGTTAACCTTTCCGACAGATACATGCGATTAGCTGATCGGATGAAAGCGCCAGAAGAAGTAAAACTTGCCTGGCTGAAATAA